The Pantoea nemavictus genome includes a region encoding these proteins:
- a CDS encoding winged helix-turn-helix transcriptional regulator codes for MSEKMSEKFTRGELLNVNCPSREVLKRITSRWSVLILLALREDTLRFSELRRKIGGVSERMLAQTLRYMEEDGFVERIAYEVVPPHVEYRLTSLGREVEGQVTGLADWLESNVHRILKPAH; via the coding sequence ATGTCTGAAAAGATGAGTGAAAAATTTACGCGCGGCGAGTTGCTTAACGTCAATTGTCCTTCGCGCGAAGTGCTAAAACGCATTACCAGTCGCTGGAGCGTACTGATTTTACTGGCGCTGCGCGAAGACACCCTGCGTTTTAGCGAACTGCGTCGCAAGATTGGTGGCGTCAGCGAACGCATGCTGGCGCAGACGCTGCGCTATATGGAAGAGGATGGTTTTGTTGAGCGCATCGCCTATGAAGTGGTGCCGCCGCATGTGGAATATCGCTTAACATCGCTAGGCCGCGAAGTGGAAGGGCAGGTGACCGGGCTAGCAGATTGGCTGGAGAGCAATGTGCATCGGATTCTGAAGCCTGCTCATTAA
- the treF gene encoding alpha,alpha-trehalase TreF: MNTNQQQYNAFEDRRADAELEYQYNPHEFVREGMQDSEPEPELIEGLPAPDALTPADRYMELFEQVQTSHIFADSKTFPDCAPKFDPLDILIRFRRRKRAADFDLEKFVHEHFYSPQVNESFYVSNPDKTLTEHIDDLWPVLTKMPQQHLAHSSLLPLPKPYVVPGGRFGETYYWDSYFSMLGLADAGRDDLLRHMADNFAWLIDNYGHVPNGNRTYYLSRSQPPVFALMVELFEEDGIRGAKRYLDQLMKEYQFWMDGAGELMPHQAYRHVVRMPDGSLLNRYWDDRDTPRDESWLEDIETAKKSGRPANEVYRDLRAGAASGWDYSSRWLRDPQRLASIRTTQFIPIDLNAFLYKLELMISTLSHAKGEELTALAWQKKADARKQAIHRYLWDNTAGVYRDYDWRRERFGAFTAAAVVPLFLGLASPEQAHLQAVALRHLLLTQGGLLTSMVESGEQWDKPNAWAPLQWMAVVGLNHYGEETLATEIAVNWLNTVNNFYTLHHKLVEKYDISGDRARPGGGGEYPLQDGFGWTNGVTRRLMTMYGHLLAD; this comes from the coding sequence ATTAATACTAACCAACAGCAATATAACGCTTTCGAGGATCGACGCGCAGATGCTGAACTGGAGTATCAATATAATCCTCATGAATTTGTCCGCGAAGGTATGCAAGATTCGGAGCCGGAACCTGAGCTGATCGAAGGTCTTCCCGCGCCGGATGCGCTGACGCCTGCCGATCGCTACATGGAACTGTTTGAGCAGGTGCAGACTTCGCACATATTTGCCGACAGCAAAACCTTCCCGGACTGTGCGCCTAAATTCGACCCGCTGGATATTTTAATCCGCTTTCGCCGGCGTAAACGTGCAGCGGATTTTGATCTGGAAAAATTCGTGCACGAACATTTTTATTCACCGCAGGTGAATGAGAGCTTTTATGTTTCTAATCCGGATAAAACCTTAACGGAACATATAGACGACCTGTGGCCAGTGTTAACCAAAATGCCGCAGCAACATTTAGCGCATTCCTCGCTGCTGCCGCTGCCAAAACCTTATGTGGTGCCGGGCGGTCGATTTGGAGAAACCTATTACTGGGACTCCTACTTCAGCATGCTTGGCCTCGCCGATGCGGGACGCGACGATCTGCTGCGCCATATGGCGGACAACTTCGCCTGGTTGATTGATAACTACGGTCACGTGCCAAACGGCAACCGGACTTACTATCTCAGCCGTTCGCAGCCGCCGGTGTTTGCGCTGATGGTGGAACTGTTCGAAGAGGATGGTATTCGCGGCGCGAAACGCTATCTCGATCAGTTAATGAAAGAGTACCAATTCTGGATGGATGGCGCGGGCGAACTGATGCCGCATCAGGCCTATCGCCACGTGGTGCGCATGCCAGATGGTTCGCTGCTGAACCGTTACTGGGATGACCGCGACACGCCGCGTGATGAGTCATGGCTGGAAGATATTGAAACCGCGAAAAAATCGGGACGTCCGGCGAACGAAGTGTATCGCGATCTGCGTGCCGGTGCCGCATCAGGCTGGGATTACTCTTCACGCTGGCTGCGCGACCCGCAGCGTCTGGCGAGTATTCGCACCACACAATTTATCCCGATCGATCTCAACGCGTTCCTCTACAAGCTGGAACTGATGATTTCGACGCTGTCGCATGCCAAGGGCGAAGAGCTGACGGCGCTGGCATGGCAGAAAAAAGCCGATGCGCGTAAGCAGGCAATTCACCGCTACCTGTGGGATAACACCGCCGGGGTTTATCGTGACTACGACTGGCGTCGCGAGCGCTTTGGCGCCTTCACCGCCGCTGCAGTGGTGCCACTGTTCCTCGGCCTCGCGTCGCCCGAACAGGCGCACCTGCAGGCCGTGGCGCTGCGTCATTTGCTGTTGACGCAAGGCGGCTTGTTAACGTCGATGGTGGAAAGCGGCGAGCAGTGGGATAAACCAAATGCCTGGGCTCCGCTGCAGTGGATGGCGGTGGTCGGATTGAATCATTACGGCGAAGAGACGCTGGCGACGGAAATTGCCGTTAACTGGCTGAATACGGTGAATAATTTCTATACGCTGCACCATAAGCTGGTAGAGAAATATGACATCAGCGGCGATCGTGCCCGTCCGGGCGGCGGCGGCGAATATCCGCTGCAGGATGGTTTCGGCTGGACCAACGGTGTTACCCGCCGGTTAATGACGATGTATGGGCATTTACTGGCGGATTGA
- a CDS encoding SDR family oxidoreductase produces the protein MIAITGATGQLGRLVINELLKKVPASDVIAAVRSPEKATDLQALGITLRAADYSKPETLQSAFAGVDKLLLISSSEVGQREAQHKAVIDAAKAAGVSFIAYTSLLHAETSPLGLGVEHRATEAQLKASGIPFALLRNGWYTENYAASIAPALAHHAFIGAVGEGRISSAARSDYAAAAAEVMSRDDQAGKVYELAGDDSYTLAQFSAEIAKQSGEPVDYINLPQAEFAAALKGAGLPDGLSEMLADSDAGAEKGGLFDDSHTLSKLIGRPTTPYADVIKASLKK, from the coding sequence ATGATTGCGATTACCGGCGCCACTGGCCAACTGGGCCGTTTGGTGATTAACGAGTTATTGAAAAAAGTGCCCGCCAGCGACGTCATTGCAGCGGTGCGTTCACCTGAGAAAGCGACCGATCTTCAAGCGCTAGGCATCACGCTGCGTGCGGCGGATTACAGCAAACCGGAAACTCTGCAAAGCGCATTTGCCGGTGTTGATAAGCTGCTGCTGATTTCATCCAGTGAAGTCGGCCAGCGTGAAGCACAGCACAAAGCCGTGATCGATGCGGCCAAGGCTGCGGGCGTGAGCTTTATCGCTTACACCAGCTTGCTACATGCCGAGACTTCACCACTGGGTTTAGGCGTTGAGCATCGCGCTACTGAAGCGCAGCTGAAAGCGTCAGGCATTCCGTTTGCGCTGCTGCGCAATGGCTGGTACACCGAAAATTATGCCGCGAGCATTGCCCCTGCGCTGGCGCATCATGCCTTTATTGGTGCGGTGGGCGAAGGTCGCATCTCATCGGCTGCGCGTAGTGATTATGCGGCCGCAGCGGCTGAGGTGATGAGCCGTGACGATCAGGCTGGCAAAGTGTATGAGCTGGCCGGCGACGACAGCTACACGCTGGCGCAGTTTAGTGCCGAGATCGCCAAACAGTCTGGTGAGCCAGTGGATTACATCAACCTGCCGCAGGCGGAGTTTGCCGCCGCGCTGAAAGGCGCCGGGCTGCCGGATGGATTGTCCGAGATGCTGGCGGATTCCGATGCCGGTGCCGAGAAAGGCGGATTGTTCGATGATAGCCATACCCTGAGCAAACTGATTGGCCGCCCAACCACGCCGTATGCGGATGTGATTAAAGCCTCGTTGAAGAAGTAA